CACCCTTGACCTGAGCCTGGTTGACCGGGTTGAAACGGTAACCGGCGATGAGGCGATCGATTTTGCCCGACGGCTGGCCCGGGAGGAGGGGATACTGGTCGGCATCTCCAGCGGTGCCGCCGCAGCCGCAGCTGTTCGCCTGGCCCGGCTGGACGAGTTCAGGGGCAGGACGATTGTGGTCATCCTGCCGGACGGGGCGGAACGCTACCTTTCAACACCGTTGTTTGGTGAATAACGCAGGTGCCGTCATGACAAATACACTGGCCCGGAGACAATCAGCGCTGCCGCCGCTGCTGGAACAGAAACTGTACGAAGCACTGGCGGAATTACGCACAGGCACCATCACCCTGCTTGTGCAGGATGGCAGGGTCGTGCAGCTGGACCGCCACGAGAAATTCCGCCTGACCGGCATGTACAACTGGCACGGAGACGGTATTTGAAGAGCTGAAAAGCTGTTTATCCGTTTCTTGGCAGACTGCAGCAAACATAGCTTCTTATCAAGAGCGACCGAGGGACTGGCCCGGTGACGTCGCGGCAACCCGCCTGAAAAGGTACGGTGCCAATTCCAGCAAAGCCGCACAGCGGTTTTGACAGATAAGGAAGAGAGAACCGTCACGTACATCCTCTTCCGCACCCCGGAAGGGGATTTTACGTATGGGTCTCCTGAAACAGGCCCAGAGGAGGACATCATGCAGATCACAACCCAGGCAGTACAGATCGGACTTGAATGGGACACACGCACCGGATCGGTAGCGATCCCGATCTACCAGACCGCCACCTTCCGGCATCCGGGACTGGGCCAGAGCACCGGCTTTGACTACACCCGATCCGGCAACCCTACCCGCCAGGCACTTGAAGACGGCATCGCCCGACTGGATGGCGGGGTACGCGGATTTGCCTACGCCACCGGCATGGCCGCCATCACCGGCCTGTTGATGCTGTTCAAGGCCGGCGACCATATCGTGGTGACCGAAGACCTCTACGGCGGCACCTGCCGCCTGTTCAATCAGGTCTTCAACCAGTTCGGCCTTTCCTTCAGCTATGTGGATACCACCGACCTTGCTGCGGTGGAGGCGGCCATCAGGCCGGAGACCAGGGCACTCTTTGTGGAAACCCTGACCAACCCGCTGTTAAAATTCGCCGACCTGCCGGCCCTGGCGGAGCTGTCACGCCGCAGGGGACTGCTGCTGATCGCCGACAACACCTTCCTGACCCCCTACCTGATGCGCCCGCTGGAGCTGGGGGCCGATATCACCGTCTACAGTGCCACCAAGTATCTGGCCGGCCATAACGACACCCTGGGAGGACTGGTGGTGACCAACAGACCGGAACTGGCCGAACGGATCTATTTCTACCAGAACTCCGTCGGCGCGGTACTGGCCCCCCAGGACTCCTGGCTGATCATCCGGGGGATGAAGACACTGGGGGTCCGCCTGGACCGGCA
Above is a window of Trichlorobacter lovleyi SZ DNA encoding:
- a CDS encoding YezD family protein, encoding MTNTLARRQSALPPLLEQKLYEALAELRTGTITLLVQDGRVVQLDRHEKFRLTGMYNWHGDGI
- a CDS encoding trans-sulfuration enzyme family protein; protein product: MQITTQAVQIGLEWDTRTGSVAIPIYQTATFRHPGLGQSTGFDYTRSGNPTRQALEDGIARLDGGVRGFAYATGMAAITGLLMLFKAGDHIVVTEDLYGGTCRLFNQVFNQFGLSFSYVDTTDLAAVEAAIRPETRALFVETLTNPLLKFADLPALAELSRRRGLLLIADNTFLTPYLMRPLELGADITVYSATKYLAGHNDTLGGLVVTNRPELAERIYFYQNSVGAVLAPQDSWLIIRGMKTLGVRLDRHQENALRIATWLEQHPRISKVHYPGLPQHPDHALMKRQARGFGAMIAFEVDKHALVEQVLLKTGLISFAESLGGVESLITFPEVQTHADIPAELRARLGINNVLLRLSVGIEDADDLIEDLRQALEG